One genomic region from Mytilus trossulus isolate FHL-02 chromosome 9, PNRI_Mtr1.1.1.hap1, whole genome shotgun sequence encodes:
- the LOC134684218 gene encoding uncharacterized protein LOC134684218, protein MDLRLSCVLVVLAFCASLTNAQKKTTVTGDLTKNRDIGTRVDLGISHQRKKWGFDGSAFGTSRGHRGGSLGISHKRKNFEFGGSVFGDNRGNRGAKVGFKWKFGKRSTAWNGEHFEVRVIVNHCDFNVYDINEDSVITVDEINELFPQRTDAHRLFKALDSTSVDGKVTNDEFKMMAAQVIKKCGYNKYTY, encoded by the exons ATG gaCTTACGACTGAGTTGCGTCCTTGTAGTCTTAGCGTTTTGTGCCAGTCTAACAAACGCTCAAAAAAAGACCACAGTTACTGgagatttaacaaaaaacagagATATTGGAACAAGGGTAGATCTTGGAATTTCGCATCAACGCAAAAAATGGGGTTTTGACGGATCAGCCTTTGGAACATCAAGAGGTCATAGAGGAGGGAGTTTAGGGATATCACACAAACgtaaaaactttgaatttggaGGATCAGTTTTCGGAGACAATCGTGGAAATCGAGGTGCAAAAGTAGGCTTCAAATGGAAGTTTGGAAAAAGATCTACAGCAtgg aacgGTGAACATTTTGAAGTTCGAGTCATCGTAAACCACTGTGACTTCAATGTTTATGATATAAATGAAGACAGTGTTATCACAGTTGACGAGATTAATGAATTATTCCCTCAAAGAACTGATGCACATAGGTTGTTCAAAGCGCTTGATTCTACATCAG TTGATGGTAAAGTGACCAATGACGAATTCAAGATGATGGCTGCACAAGTTATAAAGAAATGTGGATATAACAAGTATACGTATTAa
- the LOC134683437 gene encoding RING finger protein 145-like — protein MIGIMRDHGSTIIGTLQRLPLLFLMDALLRMDATQMILTSVLYMSIWFLRGRNYGVNTSDLLKPAFVLVILFAIQSFHSDVNFHGMIIMMMCFEIFLVAGTVLEEVHKIVDSFLIELGVSGGGIIKTCKAVTIIIVLIICPIWVVMKFYEIGFDLGILWFLVASASWISVCIESVGSLSVYLLLVIDSFKSEPIEKLDEIMYGVRAAIGIVHIGFGLLQICFLTWNITTIQWSWFSCIILAILVYISYERVTNGWNEFQRRRTAVYRLAFLPNATQEQLHLFNDACAICLRNMTSAMITPCNHYFHESCLQKWSYLKETCPMCNAIINTNCLVKKVV, from the exons ATGATAG GTATAATGAGAGATCACGGAAGTACCATAATTGGAACGTTACAACGATTGCCGTTACTGTTCTTGATGGATGCTCTTCTAAGAATGGATGCAACTCAAATGATATTGACATCCGTTTTATACATGT CGATTTGGTTTCTACGTGGGCGTAACTACGGAGTTAATACCTCGGACCTCTTAAAGCCTGCCTTTGTCTTGGTTATCCTATTTGCAATCCAGTCATTTCACAGTGATGTAAACTTTCATGGTATGATCATCATGATGatgtgttttgaaatttttcttgTTGCTGGTACTGTTCTAGAAGAAGTACACAAGATCGTTGATTCGTTTTTGATAGAACTTGGAGTATCGGGAGGCGGCATTATAAAGACATGCAAAGCGGTAACAATTATCATTGTATTAATAATATGCCCAATTTGGGTGGTtatgaaattttatgaaattggaTTTGATTTAGGGATACTATGGTTTCTTGTAGCTTCTGCATCCTGGATATCAGTGTGCATTGAGTCAGTAGGGTCCCTGTCAGTTTACCTCTTGTTGGTAATAGATAGCTTTAAATCAGAACCAATTGAAAAGTTGGATGAAATAATGTATGGCGTCCGTGCGGCAATCGGAATAGTGCATATAGGGTTTGGACTTCTTCAAATATGCTTTCTTACGTGGAATATAACCACGATTCAATGGAGCTGGTTTAGTTGTATTATATTAGCTATTCTGGTTTACATTAGTTATGAGCGAGTAACCAACGGATGGAACGAATTTCAAAGGCGTCGAACTGCAGTTTACAGACTTGCATTCCTGCCAAATGCAACACAAGAACAGTTACATCTTTTCAACGATGCTTGTGCCATCTGCCTTCGCAATATGACGTCTGCTATGATTACGCCGTGTAATCACTACTTCCACGaatcatgtttacaaaaatggTCATACTTAAAAGAAACCTGTCCAATGTGCAATGCAATAATTAATACTAATTGTTTAGTTAAAAAGGTTGTTTAG